A genomic stretch from Arachis stenosperma cultivar V10309 chromosome 3, arast.V10309.gnm1.PFL2, whole genome shotgun sequence includes:
- the LOC130967817 gene encoding probable pectinesterase/pectinesterase inhibitor 12, giving the protein MASTSHKLTFLFSLTLFLFFSSSHAYAAVNSSNSSTLFHTNLSSLRSFCKTTPYPETCFESLKLSISINISPNIITYLLHSLQVAISEATKLSTLFQSVGASNSNIREKQKGSIQDCKELHQSTLTSLKRSLSGVRNSQNSRKLRDARTFLSAALTNKNTCLEGLDSASGTMKQKLVNSVINTYKHVSNSLSMLSNPGNDDNDGGFMKKSLEDGEQYDPNEVIVVAKDGTGNFSTVSDAINFAPNNSYVRTVIYVKEGVYEENVEIPSCKPNIVLVGDGSDVTVITGSRSAGDGWTTFRSATLAVSGDGFLARDIAFENSAGPEKRQAVALRVNADLTAFYRCSIYGYQDTLYVHSFRQFYRECDIYGTIDFIFGNAAVVLQECNIVSRKPLPGQFTVITAQSRDTPDEDTGISIQNCSIIATTDLYAASNSSTTIKSYLGRPWRVYSRVVYLESYIDDFIDPKGWSKWSNSDDDQGLDTLYYGEFENYGPGSRTNGRVNWVGYHVMNYNDAYNFTVSEFITGDAWLGSTSFPYDDGI; this is encoded by the exons TGTTAACTCTTCAAATTCCTCAACACTATTTCACACCAACCTTTCTTCCTTAAGATCTTTCTGCAAAACCACCCCTTACCCAGAAACATGCTTCGAATCACTGAAGCTTTCAATCTCAATAAACATAAGTCCAAACATCATTACCTACCTCCTTCACTCCCTACAAGTCGCAATTTCCGAAGCCACAAAGCTATCAACACTTTTCCAAAGCGTTGGTGCCTCAAACTCAAACATCAGAGAGAAACAAAAGGGTTCAATCCAAGACTGCAAGGAGCTTCACCAATCAACTTTAACATCTCTAAAGAGATCACTCTCCGGGGTTCGTAACTCCCAGAACTCAAGAAAATTGCGTGATGCTAGAACCTTCCTCAGTGCAGCACTCACAAACAAGAACACTTGTCTAGAAGGCCTAGACTCTGCTTCCGGAACCATGAAACAAAAACTGGTAAACTCCGTTATTAACACTTACAAGCACGTGAGTAATTCCCTCTCAATGCTTTCTAATCCAGGAAATGACGACAACGATGGCGGATTCATGAAGAAAAGCTTGGAAGATGGGGAGCAGTATGATCCAAACGAGGTGATTGTTGTGGCGAAAGATGGAACAGGGAACTTCAGCACTGTCTCTGATGCAATAAACTTTGCTCCCAATAACAGCTATGTGAGGACGGTAATCTATGTGAAAGAAGGGGTTTATGAGGAAAATGTTGAGATCCCAAGTTGTAAGCCTAACATTGTTCTTGTTGGAGATGGAAGTGACGTCACTGTCATTACTGGTAGCAGAAGTGCTGGTGATGGATGGACCACTTTCAGATCTGCAACTCTAG CTGTATCTGGTGATGGCTTTCTAGCACGTGACATAGCTTTTGAGAACAGTGCAGGTCCTGAGAAGCGTCAAGCAGTTGCATTAAGAGTAAACGCAGATTTAACCGCTTTCTACCGGTGTTCCATTTATGGTTACCAAGACACGCTCTATGTTCACTCCTTCAGACAATTCTACAGAGAATGCGACATTTACGGAACCATAGATTTCATATTCGGTAACGCCGCCGTAGTCCTACAAGAATGTAACATTGTTTCAAGAAAGCCATTGCCTGGCCAATTCACTGTGATAACGGCACAATCGAGAGATACGCCGGACGAGGACACCGGAATCTCGATCCAAAACTGCTCAATTATAGCCACAACTGATTTGTATGCAGCTTCAAACTCTAGCACTACCATTAAGAGCTACCTTGGTAGGCCATGGAGGGTTTATTCAAGAGTTGTTTATCTTGAATCATACATTGATGACTTCATTGACCCAAAGGGTTGGTCAAAATGGTCTAATAGTGATGATGATCAAGGCTTGGATACTTTGTATTATGGAGAGTTTGAGAATTATGGACCTGGTTCAAGAACAAATGGACGTGTAAATTGGGTTGGCTACCATGTGATGAATTACAATGATGCCTATAACTTCACGGTTTCAGAGTTCATCACTGGTGATGCTTGGCTTGGGTCTACTTCTTTTCCTTATGATGATGGTATTTAA